The Impatiens glandulifera chromosome 8, dImpGla2.1, whole genome shotgun sequence genome includes a window with the following:
- the LOC124912816 gene encoding terpene synthase 6, chloroplastic-like: MVPSPYSSHLPCFPGCIDWLVDNQLINGSWSPNHNGHVLIKDALSSTLASVLALKQWGIGEEHVNKGLKFIESNITSAIDENLSSPIGFEIIFPNMIRSGEELGLNIPIAPKFLDTMISKRELELKRYCFSKSIILFLIYYYFLRFCFTIIVRKCLSEGRSSYLAFISEGINWDSNDWKMVMKHQRKNGSLFNSPSTTAAAFMHLKDADCLNYLRSVTEKFGSEVPVAYPLDIYVRLSMVDHLIRMGIERHFTEEIRSVLDETYRCWLLNDEQIFHDIATNSMAFRLLCLNGYNVSSDRLTRASNEYDFIFPEQHQKTIDDAIELYKALQLTQEKHHLCSSEFLKEKLSNCLINRNGLDKYITQKVNDALEFPFHADVGRMANRRNIEKYMVNHSMLLKASYSSSNIGNEDFLKMAVEEFNTCQYIYREELEKLERWILEYELNKLQFARHRTEYHYISAAMMFPSPHLSHVRIFWVKSAVLTIMFDDFFDVGGSDEELKNLIQLVEKWDVDLATDHCISEDIRILFSVLHDTVCEIGSNAFEFQGRSVTSHIIELWLDLLNSSMQEVIWRRSKSVPTMDDYISYASVTFAMGPLVLPALYFLGSKLSDEVVHSYEMQTLTKLVSTCGRLLNDMKGFERESKEGKLNAVSLYMLERNGEATEEETIENLMGIVLQQRTELLGLVLQQEEGNLIPRACKEVFWKMIQICHIFYAKDDGFTSNTMVNAVKSIIYQPISLPKINDVK, translated from the exons ATGGTTCCTTCTCCATATTCGTCTCATCTACCGTGTTTTCCTGGATGCATAGATTGGTTAGTTGATAACCAACTTATTAATGGTTCATGGAGTCCTAATCATAATGGTCATGTACTTATTAAAGATGCTTTATCATCAACCTTAGCAAGTGTGCTTGCATTAAAGCAATGGGGAATTGGTGAAGAACATGTAAATAAAG GTCTAAAATTTATTGAATCAAACATCACTTCAGCTATTGATGAGAATTTGAGTTCTCCTATTggatttgaaataatattccCCAATATGATAAGATCTGGTGAAGAATTAGGACTCAATATTCCTATTGCCCCAAAGTTTTTGGATACTATGATTAGCAAGAGAGAGTTAGAGCTCAAAAGGTACTGTTTTTCCAAAAGCATTATCCTTTTCTTGATTTACTATTATTTTCTAAGATTTTGCTTCACAATAATAGTAAGAAA GTGTTTATCAGAAGGAAGAAGTTCCTATTTAGCTTTTATTTCAGAAGGAATAAATTGGGATTCAAATGACTGGAAAATGGTCATGAAACATCAAAGGAAGAATGGATCATTGTTCAACTCTCCATCCACTACAGCAGCTGCATTCATGCATCTTAAGGATGCTGATTGTCTTAATTATCTTCGATCAGTTACAGAGAAATTTGGAAGCGAGG TCCCAGTTGCATATCCTCTGGATATATATGTGCGTCTCTCTATGGTTGATCATCTTATAAGAATGGGAATTGAACGCCATTTTACTGAAGAAATTAGAAGTGTTTTGGATGAAACTTATAGATGTTGGCTTCTGAATGATGAACAAATATTTCATGACATTGCAACAAATTCCATGGCATTCAGATTGTTGTGTCTTAATGGATACAATGTGTCTTCAG ATCGGTTAACTCGTGCTTCCAATGAATATGATTTCATTTTTCCTGAACAACACCAAAAGACAATTGATGATGCAATTGAATTATACAAGGCTTTACAGTTGACTCAAGAAAAACATCATTTGTGCTCTTCTGAATTCCTCAAGGAGAAGCTTTCCAACTGTTTGATCAACAGAAATGGTCTTGATAAATATATCACACAAAAG GTAAATGATGCCCTCGAGTTTCCATTCCATGCAGATGTAGGGCGCATGGCTAATAGGAGAAACATTGAGAAGTACATGGTAAATCACTCAATGCTTCTAAAAGCTTCATACAG TTCTTCAAATATCGGTAATGAAGATTTCCTGAAGATGGCTGTGGAAGAGTTCAACACTTGTCAATATATATATCGTGAAGAACTTGAAAAACTCGAGAG GTGGATCTTAGAATATGAGCTGAATAAGCTACAATTTGCGAGGCATAGAACAGAGTACCATTACATATCAGCTGCAATGATGTTTCCTTCTCCACATCTTTCTCATGTTCGCATTTTTTGGGTCAAAAGCGCTGTGCTCACCATTATGTTCGATGACTTTTTTGATGTTGGAGGCTCTGATGAAGAATTGAAGAATCTTATACAACTAGTTGAAAA ATGGGATGTAGATCTAGCAACTGATCACTGTATCTCTGAGGATATTCGGATACTATTTTCAGTACTCCATGACACAGTTTGTGAAATTGGAAGTAATGCATTTGAGTTCCAGGGAAGGTCAGTTACCAGTCACATAATTGAATTG TGGTTGGATTTGCTTAATTCATCAATGCAAGAAGTAATATGGAGGAGAAGTAAATCAGTGCCAACAATGGATGATTACATCTCTTATGCCTCTGTGACATTTGCAATGGGACCACTTGTTCTACCTGCTCTGTATTTTCTTGGTTCTAAGTTATCTGATGAAGTTGTTCACAGTTATGAAATGCAAACTCTTACCAAACTTGTGAGCACTTGTGGCCGTCTCCTGAACGATATGAAAGGATTCGAG AGAGAATCAAAGGAAGGAAAACTCAATGCAGTATCACTCTACATGCTTGAAAGAAATGGAGAGGCTACAGAAGAAGAAACGATAGAGAATCTGATGGGGATTGTCTTACAACAAAGAACAGAGCTTTTGGGATTAGTTTTGCAGCAGGAGGAAGGGAACTTAATTCCTAGAGCCTGTAAAGAGGTATTCTGGAAAATGATTCAGATTTGTCACATCTTTTATGCTAAAGATGATGGGTTCACTTCCAATACCATGGTTAATGCAGTGAAATCAATCATATATCAGCCAATTTCCCTTCCGAAAATAAATGATGTTAAATAA
- the LOC124911855 gene encoding terpene synthase 6, chloroplastic isoform X2 encodes MIAHLLTMSVPNNSLFHRDISRSSITASLRQQVESSSDFHTTIQTFDGSKERIKKLFNKIEISASPYDTAWVAMVPSPYSSQLPCFPACIDWLVDNQLIDGSWGPVHNGPVVIKEALSSTLACVLALKQWGIGEEHVNKGLQFIESNITSAIDENTNSPVGFEIIFPHMMRRVEELGLNVPIDPKDLNAMLSKRELELKRCFSEGRRSYLAFISEGIEGGSNDWKMVMKYQRKNGSLFNSPSTTAAAFMHLKDAGCLNYLFSVTKKFGSAVAYPLDIYVRLSMVDQLTRLGIERHFTDEIRSVLDETYGCWLLNDEQIFHDIATSSMAFRLLRLNGYNVSSDPLTRTSSTEDDFIFPEQHSKTIDDALESYKALQFTLEKHHLRSSEFLKEKLSSCLINKNDLNKYITQEVDDALKFPFHADLVRIANRRNIEQYKINRSMLLKSSYSSPNIGNEDFLKVAVEDFNTCQSIHREELEKLERWTVEYKLDKLQFARQKSAYCYFSAAASLPSPEHSDARVSWAKNGVLTTVVDDFFDIGGSPEELKNLIQLVEKWDVDLETDCISENVQILFSALHDTICGIGTNALAFQGRSVTSHIIEIWLDLLNSMLQEAIWTRDKTVPTMDDYLSNAFVSFALGPIVLPALYLVGSKLSDEAARSFEIQSLYKFMSTSGRILNDIRGFERESKEGKLNAVSLYMIERNGEVTEEEAIENLMGIVSQQRRELLGLVLKVEEDGAVPRAIKEVFWKMVQVLHIFYAKDDGFTSNAMVNAVKSIIYQPISHPQIK; translated from the exons ATGATCGCACATTTACTTACTATGTCTGTACCTAATAATAGCCTCTTTCACCGTGATATCAGTAGAAGCTCGATCACAG CTTCACTCCGTCAACAAGTTGAATCTTCTTCAGATTTCCATACAACTATACAG ACCTTTGATGGGTCTAAAGAAAGGATTAAGAAATTATTCAACAAGATTGAGATTTCTGCTTCTCCGTATGACACTGCATGGGTAGCAATGGTCCCTTCTCCGTATTCGTCTCAGCTTCCATGTTTTCCTGCATGCATAGATTGGTTAGTTGATAATCAGCTTATTGATGGTTCATGGGGTCCTGTCCATAATGGTCCTGTAGTTATCAAAGAGGCTTTATCATCTACCTTAGCATGTGTGCTTGCACTAAAGCAATGGGGAATTGGTGAAGAACATGTAAATAAAG GTCTACAATTTATTGAGTCAAACATCACCTCAGCTATTGATGAGAATACAAATTCTCCTGTTGggtttgaaataatatttcCCCATATGATGAGGCGTGTTGAAGAATTAGGACTCAATGTTCCCATTGACCCAAAGGATTTGAATGCTATGCTTAGCAAGAGGGAGTTAGAGCTCAAAAG GTGTTTCTCAGAAGGGAGGCGGTCCTATTTAGCTTTTATTTCTGAAGGAATAGAAGGGGGGTCAAATGACTGGAAAATGGTCATGAAATACCAAAGGAAGAATGGTTCACTATTCAACTCTCCATCCACCACAGCAGCAGCCTTCATGCATCTTAAGGATGCTGGTTGTCTAAATTACCTTTTTTCAGTCACAAAAAAGTTTGGCAGTGCTG TTGCATATCCACTGGATATATACGTGCGTCTCTCTATGGTTGATCAGCTTACACGACTGGGAATTGAACGTCATTTTACCGATGAAATTAGGAGTGTTTTGGATGAAACTTACGGGTGTTGGTTGCTGAATGATGAACAGATATTCCATGACATTGCAACAAGTTCCATGGCATTCCGATTGTTGCGCCTTAATGGGTACAATGTTTCTTCAG ATCCATTAACTCGAACTTCCAGTACTGAAGATGATTTCATTTTTCCTGAACAACACTCAAAGACAATTGATGACGCTCTTGAATCATACAAGGCTTTGCAGTTTACTCTAGAGAAACATCATTTGCGGTCTTCTGAATTCCTCAAAGAGAAGCTTTCGAGTTGTTTGATCAACAAAAATGATCTTAATAAGTATATCACCCAAGAG GTAGATGATGCCCTGAAGTTTCCATTCCATGCAGATCTGGTACGCATTGCTAATAGGAGAAACATTGAGCAGTACAAGATAAATCGCTCAATGCTTCTAAAATCTTCATACAG TTCGCCGAATATTGGTAATGAAGATTTCTTGAAGGTGGCTGTGGAAGATTTCAACACTTGTCAATCCATACATCGTGAAGAACTTGAAAAACTCGAGAG GTGGACTGTAGAATATAAGCTAGATAAGCTACAATTTGCAAGGCAAAAATCAGCGTACTGTTACTTCTCTGCTGCAGCGTCGTTGCCCTCTCCTGAACATTCTGATGCTCGTGTTTCATGGGCAAAAAACGGTGTGCTCACAACTGTGGTCGATGATTTCTTTGATATAGGAGGTTCTCCTGAGGAGTTGAAGAATCTTATACAACTGGTTGAAAA ATGGGATGTAGATCTAGAAACTGATTGCATCTCTGAGAATGTTCAGATACTATTTTCAGCACTCCATGATACAATCTGTGGTATTGGAACTAATGCATTAGCATTCCAGGGACGTTCAGTTACCAGCCACATAATTGAAATA TGGTTGGATTTGCTTAATTCTATGCTGCAAGAAGCAATATGGACAAGAGATAAAACAGTGCCAACAATGGATGATTACCTCTCTAATGCCTTTGTGTCATTTGCCTTGGGACCAATCGTTCTCCCAGCTCTCTATCTTGTAGGTTCTAAGCTATCAGATGAAGCTGCCCGCAGTTTTGAAATTCAAAGTCTATACAAATTTATGAGCACTTCTGGCCGTATCCTCAACGATATAAGAGGATTCGAG AGAGAATCGAAGGAAGGGAAACTAAATGCAGTATCACTCTATATGATTGAGAGAAACGGGGAGGTTACAGAAGAAGAGGCAATCGAGAATCTGATGGGGATTGTCTCACAACAAAGGAGAGAGCTTCTGGGATTAGTGTTGAAGGTGGAAGAAGACGGTGCAGTTCCGAGAGCCATTAAAGAAGTATTCTGGAAAATGGTTCAGGTTTTGCATATCTTTTATGCTAAAGATGATGGgttcacttctaatgctatggTTAATGCAGTGAAATCAATCATATATCAACCAATTTCTCATCCtcaaataaaatga
- the LOC124912404 gene encoding vegetative cell wall protein gp1-like translates to MPPSSNETRVNLLVLLLCFCLTALCNSTTANAIRKPSISSMKHNMIKQFKHISDENMDTYIASSPLTLPQYDSLSPSSLPNRINSNTNSPPYCVYPPYALLPPPGAPPVVGPSGPPTVSLPNPITPVVGQPGSPSISVPSPVTPVVGPPGSPSISVPSPVTPMIGPPGPPSVSVPNPITPVMGPPGPPLSVPSPVTPVINPPGSPSTSVPSPITPITGPPSGLTPSPSIFLPPIVYPPPAVPPPPHRASSMSLWCVAKPTVPDPIIQEAMNYACGSGADCNSVQPNGPCFQPNTLLAHASYAFNSYWQRTKVAGGTCEFGGTAILVTVDPSYDGCHFLYF, encoded by the exons ATGCCGCCCTCGAGTAATGAGACTCGCGTAAATTTACTCGTTTTGTTGCTTTGTTTCTGTTTAACCGCGCTTTGCAACTCGACTACTGCAA ATGCAATAAGAAAACCATCCATATCATCAATGAAGCATAATATGATAAAGCAATTTAAACACATAAGTGATGAAAATATGGATACATATATTGCAAGCTCACCTCTCACTCTCCCACAATATGATTCACTTTCTCCATCTTCTTTGCCTAATCGAATCAATTCCAATACCAATTCTCCTCCTTATTGTGTTTACCCGCCATACGCCCTCCTTCCGCCTCCGGGTGCCCCGCCTGTAGTGGGCCCGTCGGGCCCACCTACTGTATCTCTCCCGAACCCGATCACCCCTGTAGTAGGCCAGCCGGGCTCGCCTTCTATATCAGTTCCGAGCCCGGTCACACCGGTAGTAGGTCCGCCGGGCTCGCCTTCTATATCAGTACCGAGTCCGGTCACGCCTATGATTGGTCCACCGGGCCCACCTTCTGTGTCAGTTCCGAACCCGATCACACCTGTAATGGGTCCGCCTGGCCCACCTTTATCAGTTCCGAGCCCTGTCACGCCAGTAATAAACCCGCCGGGCTCGCCTTCTACATCAGTTCCGAGTCCAATCACGCCTATAACAGGCCCACCAAGCGGGCTCACCCCGAGCCCGTCAATATTCCTACCACCAATTGTTTACCCGCCTCCAGCTGTGCCTCCGCCGCCTCACAGAGCGTCAAGCATGTCACTCTGGTGCGTGGCGAAGCCCACAGTTCCAGACCCTATAATACAAGAGGCAATGAACTACGCTTGCGGGTCAGGGGCAGATTGTAACTCGGTTCAACCTAACGGGCCTTGTTTTCAGCCCAACACATTACTTGCACATGCTTCGTATGCGTTTAACAGTTATTGGCAGAGAACTAAAGTGGCGGGTGGAACTTGCGAGTTTGGCGGCACAGCCATTCTTGTAACAGTTGATCCAA GTTATGATGGATGCCACTTTCTTTACTTCTGA
- the LOC124911381 gene encoding pentatricopeptide repeat-containing protein At1g79490, mitochondrial, whose translation MSRRHLLRSSKTYSSLILQRTTETSSLPNKFNSLSSQVEIYLNLSSIRFLSSIKNPYSSRSYCSKREWTDDIEYLDESGSVIYTGKGIRSVEPGVDDHVMVGGLKKPFLNTTVVAKLVEIVKRWKWGPEMETQLDKLQFLPNMIHVTQAMKVVSGEGDASMSLFRWSKRQPWYSPNDECYIILFDVLNKNGDFEGIHSLFDEMITESTVGLSSFSACNRVLQYLARAEKLEVTFCCFKKIQESGWKIDTQTYNALITLFLTKNVPYKAFEVYENMEKTGCALDGSTYELMIPSLSKSGRLDVAIKLFNEMKGKGFRPSFLIFAALIDSMGKAGRLDTAMSVYTQMKGFGLKPSATMFVSLIESFVKSGKLETSLKIWDEMKKAGFKPNYGLYTMVVESHAKSGKLDIATSVFTDMEKAGFLPTPSTYSSLLEMHASSGQVDSAMNLYNSMTNAGLRPGVSTYTTLLMLLANKKLVDVAAKILLEMKAMGYSVEVTASDVLMVYIKEGSIDLALRWLRFMGASGLRTNNFIIRQLFESCMKTGLYESAKTLLETYVESAAKVDLILYTSILARLVRCQDEHDEKHLMSILGATNHKAHGFMCGLFVGPEQRKQPVLLFVREFFKDIDYELEEGAAKYFVNVLLNYLVLMGQINRARCVWKVAYENKLFPKAIVFDEHIAWSLDVRNLSVGAALVAVVHTLHRFRKRMLYYGVVPRRIKLVTGPTLKIVVGEMLASVESPFEVSKVVLRAPGDSVLEWFKKPIVQQFLVNDIPSRSDILMHKLNIMFPCSAPEIRSLAPPKQPLEFGKSMQM comes from the coding sequence ATGTCTCGTCGCCACCTTCTACGATCATCCAAAACCTACTCTTCTTTGATTCTCCAACGAACAACGGAGACTTCCAGTTTACCTAACAAATTCAATTCATTATCCTCCCAGGTTGAAATCTATTTGAATTTATCATCTATTAGGTTTTTATCATCAATTAAGAATCCATATTCATCTAGAAGTTATTGTTCTAAACGAGAATGGACAGATGATATAGAGTATTTGGATGAATCCGGTAGTGTGATATACACCGGTAAGGGGATAAGATCAGTTGAGCCTGGCGTAGATGATCATGTTATGGTTGGTGGATTGAAAAAGCCGTTTTTAAACACTACCGTGGTTGCAAAACTCGTTGAGATTGTTAAAAGATGGAAATGGGGACCTGAAATGGAGACTCAATTGGATAAGCTTCAGTTCTTACCGAACATGATTCATGTAACTCAGGCTATGAAGGTTGTTTCCGGGGAAGGCGATGCTTCGATGAGTTTATTTCGCTGGTCGAAGAGGCAACCTTGGTATTCACCTAATGATGAATGTTATATCATTCTGTTTGATGTTTTGAATAAGAATGGGGATTTCGAAGGGATTCATTCGTTGTTCGATGAAATGATAACTGAATCGACTGTCGGTCTCTCCTCGTTCTCGGCATGTAATCGAGTGCTTCAGTATCTAGCGAGAGCTGAGAAATTAGAGGTGACTTTTTGTTGCTTTAAGAAGATTCAAGAATCTGGATGGAAAATTGATACACAGACGTATAATGCTCTGATAACCCTGTTCTTGACGAAGAATGTTCCTTATAAGGCGTTTGAGGTATATGAAAATATGGAGAAAACTGGTTGTGCTCTTGATGGATCGACTTACGAGTTGATGATACCGAGCTTATCGAAATCGGGTCGTTTAGATGTTGCGATTAagctttttaatgaaatgaaaggaAAAGGCTTTCGCCCGAGTTTCTTGATCTTTGCTGCGTTGATTGATTCGATGGGGAAAGCGGGTAGGCTTGATACTGCGATGAGTGTATACACGCAAATGAAGGGTTTCGGTCTTAAACCGTCGGCTACAATGTTTGTTTCTCTAATTGAATCGTTCGTGAAATCGGGGAAGTTGGAAACTTCTTTAAAGATATGGGATGAAATGAAGAAAGCTGGATTCAAACCTAACTATGGACTTTACACTATGGTTGTCGAATCCCACGCCAAATCGGGAAAACTTGATATAGCCACTTCGGTTTTCACTGATATGGAGAAGGCCGGTTTTCTTCCGACCCCTTCAACTTACTCGTCTCTCTTGGAGATGCATGCTTCTTCTGGTCAAGTCGATTCGGCTATGAATTTATACAATTCGATGACGAACGCTGGTTTGAGACCCGGGGTTAGCACTTACACGACCCTCCTGATGCTCCTCGCGAACAAGAAGCTCGTGGACGTTGCTGCGAAGATCCTTCTCGAGATGAAGGCGATGGGTTATTCGGTCGAAGTAACAGCTAGTGACGTGCTAATGGTCTACATCAAGGAAGGATCGATTGATCTCGCCCTGAGGTGGTTACGTTTCATGGGCGCGTCAGGGCTAAGGACGAACAACTTCATAATCCGACAACTCTTCGAATCTTGTATGAAGACCGGTTTATACGAATCCGCCAAAACCCTGCTCGAAACCTACGTGGAATCAGCCGCGAAAGTCGACCTCATCCTCTACACATCGATACTCGCCCGACTCGTTCGATGTCAAGATGAACACGACGAGAAACACTTAATGTCGATTCTCGGAGCGACGAACCACAAAGCACATGGTTTCATGTGCGGGCTCTTTGTCGGCCCGGAGCAAAGGAAACAACCGGTTTTGTTATTCGTTCGTGAATTCTTCAAGGATATCGACTACGAGTTGGAAGAGGGGGCTGCGAAGTACTTTGTGAACGTCCTCCTTAACTACCTCGTACTCATGGGTCAGATCAACCGGGCACGATGCGTTTGGAAAGTTGCTTACGAGAACAAGCTATTCCCTAAGGCGATAGTTTTCGACGAGCATATCGCTTGGTCTCTCGACGTTAGGAATTTATCAGTTGGAGCAGCTCTTGTTGCAGTTGTTCATACCCTCCATAGGTTTAGGAAAAGGATGTTGTATTACGGAGTTGTTCCTAGGCGTATCAAATTGGTGACTGGACCCACTTTGAAGATTGTCGTGGGAGAAATGTTGGCTTCGGTTGAGTCACCTTTTGAGGTTAGTAAGGTTGTCTTGAGAGCCCCGGGTGATTCGGTGTTGGAGTGGTTTAAGAAACCGATTGTTCAGCAGTTCTTGGTGAATGATATTCCGTCTAGATCCGATATACTTATGCATAAGCTTAACATAATGTTCCCTTGTTCCGCTCCTGAAATCAGATCGCTCGCGCCTCCTAAGCAACCGCTCGAATTCGGTAAATCTATGCAAATGTAA
- the LOC124911855 gene encoding terpene synthase 6, chloroplastic isoform X1 produces the protein MIAHLLTMSVPNNSLFHRDISRSSITASLRQQVESSSDFHTTIQTFDGSKERIKKLFNKIEISASPYDTAWVAMVPSPYSSQLPCFPACIDWLVDNQLIDGSWGPVHNGPVVIKEALSSTLACVLALKQWGIGEEHVNKGLQFIESNITSAIDENTNSPVGFEIIFPHMMRRVEELGLNVPIDPKDLNAMLSKRELELKRCFSEGRRSYLAFISEGIEGGSNDWKMVMKYQRKNGSLFNSPSTTAAAFMHLKDAGCLNYLFSVTKKFGSAVSVAYPLDIYVRLSMVDQLTRLGIERHFTDEIRSVLDETYGCWLLNDEQIFHDIATSSMAFRLLRLNGYNVSSDPLTRTSSTEDDFIFPEQHSKTIDDALESYKALQFTLEKHHLRSSEFLKEKLSSCLINKNDLNKYITQEVDDALKFPFHADLVRIANRRNIEQYKINRSMLLKSSYSSPNIGNEDFLKVAVEDFNTCQSIHREELEKLERWTVEYKLDKLQFARQKSAYCYFSAAASLPSPEHSDARVSWAKNGVLTTVVDDFFDIGGSPEELKNLIQLVEKWDVDLETDCISENVQILFSALHDTICGIGTNALAFQGRSVTSHIIEIWLDLLNSMLQEAIWTRDKTVPTMDDYLSNAFVSFALGPIVLPALYLVGSKLSDEAARSFEIQSLYKFMSTSGRILNDIRGFERESKEGKLNAVSLYMIERNGEVTEEEAIENLMGIVSQQRRELLGLVLKVEEDGAVPRAIKEVFWKMVQVLHIFYAKDDGFTSNAMVNAVKSIIYQPISHPQIK, from the exons ATGATCGCACATTTACTTACTATGTCTGTACCTAATAATAGCCTCTTTCACCGTGATATCAGTAGAAGCTCGATCACAG CTTCACTCCGTCAACAAGTTGAATCTTCTTCAGATTTCCATACAACTATACAG ACCTTTGATGGGTCTAAAGAAAGGATTAAGAAATTATTCAACAAGATTGAGATTTCTGCTTCTCCGTATGACACTGCATGGGTAGCAATGGTCCCTTCTCCGTATTCGTCTCAGCTTCCATGTTTTCCTGCATGCATAGATTGGTTAGTTGATAATCAGCTTATTGATGGTTCATGGGGTCCTGTCCATAATGGTCCTGTAGTTATCAAAGAGGCTTTATCATCTACCTTAGCATGTGTGCTTGCACTAAAGCAATGGGGAATTGGTGAAGAACATGTAAATAAAG GTCTACAATTTATTGAGTCAAACATCACCTCAGCTATTGATGAGAATACAAATTCTCCTGTTGggtttgaaataatatttcCCCATATGATGAGGCGTGTTGAAGAATTAGGACTCAATGTTCCCATTGACCCAAAGGATTTGAATGCTATGCTTAGCAAGAGGGAGTTAGAGCTCAAAAG GTGTTTCTCAGAAGGGAGGCGGTCCTATTTAGCTTTTATTTCTGAAGGAATAGAAGGGGGGTCAAATGACTGGAAAATGGTCATGAAATACCAAAGGAAGAATGGTTCACTATTCAACTCTCCATCCACCACAGCAGCAGCCTTCATGCATCTTAAGGATGCTGGTTGTCTAAATTACCTTTTTTCAGTCACAAAAAAGTTTGGCAGTGCTG TTTCAGTTGCATATCCACTGGATATATACGTGCGTCTCTCTATGGTTGATCAGCTTACACGACTGGGAATTGAACGTCATTTTACCGATGAAATTAGGAGTGTTTTGGATGAAACTTACGGGTGTTGGTTGCTGAATGATGAACAGATATTCCATGACATTGCAACAAGTTCCATGGCATTCCGATTGTTGCGCCTTAATGGGTACAATGTTTCTTCAG ATCCATTAACTCGAACTTCCAGTACTGAAGATGATTTCATTTTTCCTGAACAACACTCAAAGACAATTGATGACGCTCTTGAATCATACAAGGCTTTGCAGTTTACTCTAGAGAAACATCATTTGCGGTCTTCTGAATTCCTCAAAGAGAAGCTTTCGAGTTGTTTGATCAACAAAAATGATCTTAATAAGTATATCACCCAAGAG GTAGATGATGCCCTGAAGTTTCCATTCCATGCAGATCTGGTACGCATTGCTAATAGGAGAAACATTGAGCAGTACAAGATAAATCGCTCAATGCTTCTAAAATCTTCATACAG TTCGCCGAATATTGGTAATGAAGATTTCTTGAAGGTGGCTGTGGAAGATTTCAACACTTGTCAATCCATACATCGTGAAGAACTTGAAAAACTCGAGAG GTGGACTGTAGAATATAAGCTAGATAAGCTACAATTTGCAAGGCAAAAATCAGCGTACTGTTACTTCTCTGCTGCAGCGTCGTTGCCCTCTCCTGAACATTCTGATGCTCGTGTTTCATGGGCAAAAAACGGTGTGCTCACAACTGTGGTCGATGATTTCTTTGATATAGGAGGTTCTCCTGAGGAGTTGAAGAATCTTATACAACTGGTTGAAAA ATGGGATGTAGATCTAGAAACTGATTGCATCTCTGAGAATGTTCAGATACTATTTTCAGCACTCCATGATACAATCTGTGGTATTGGAACTAATGCATTAGCATTCCAGGGACGTTCAGTTACCAGCCACATAATTGAAATA TGGTTGGATTTGCTTAATTCTATGCTGCAAGAAGCAATATGGACAAGAGATAAAACAGTGCCAACAATGGATGATTACCTCTCTAATGCCTTTGTGTCATTTGCCTTGGGACCAATCGTTCTCCCAGCTCTCTATCTTGTAGGTTCTAAGCTATCAGATGAAGCTGCCCGCAGTTTTGAAATTCAAAGTCTATACAAATTTATGAGCACTTCTGGCCGTATCCTCAACGATATAAGAGGATTCGAG AGAGAATCGAAGGAAGGGAAACTAAATGCAGTATCACTCTATATGATTGAGAGAAACGGGGAGGTTACAGAAGAAGAGGCAATCGAGAATCTGATGGGGATTGTCTCACAACAAAGGAGAGAGCTTCTGGGATTAGTGTTGAAGGTGGAAGAAGACGGTGCAGTTCCGAGAGCCATTAAAGAAGTATTCTGGAAAATGGTTCAGGTTTTGCATATCTTTTATGCTAAAGATGATGGgttcacttctaatgctatggTTAATGCAGTGAAATCAATCATATATCAACCAATTTCTCATCCtcaaataaaatga